The Actinomadura graeca nucleotide sequence TCAGCAGCCCGTACCTGAGGCAGGCCGCGCGGCCCGAGCTGACACTGGCGGGAGAGGCGATCATCCTCACCGCCCTGGTCGACCCCTGGTCGCACATCGAGGCCGTCACGCACCTGGTGCCCGCGGCCGACCTCCGCCTGGCCCCCCAGCTCGTCGCCGATGCCGTGAGCCGGATGACGACGTTCCTCCGCGTCGGACCGGCCCTCGGCACCACCCGCAAGAACCACCCCAAGGCGGGGAGCATGATCGCCGAGGTCCCCGCCTTCCCGCTGCCCGTTCCCGTGCTGGAGAACGGCGAGTGGACCTGGACGCAGGGTGCACAGGACGTGGAGCTGACCGTCCCGGACTCCACCGCGATCGTCACACCGGAGTTCCCCGCCCACCTGCGCACCGGGAAACTCCGTCTCACCGGCGTCTTCGACGAACAGCCGCCATGAAGGCCATGACCCGGAAGGGAAGAGCATGTTCCAGTTCACGGAGGACAAGAATTTCAATCTGGCGCACAGCCTGAACAGCTCCCCCGAGCCATTGCGGGTCTCACCCAAAGACGGAAAGGCCGTTGCCGGGACACTGACGATCATGCTGACCAACGGCGGCGAGACACCCGAGCCCTGCGACGCCATCCGGGTCACGATGATCGCCGAGGCGAGCGACGGCACCAACGCCGGCCAGGCCATCAGCAAGAACCTCAAGAACTGCCGCGTGACGCTCAGCCCGCATGGCTGGTCACTGAACGGCGGCGACGGCTCCTGGACGTTCCGCAACCCGACCAGGTCCGAAAAGAAGGACGAAGGCGTCTTCGCCGTCGGCCAGAGCCTCCGCATCACAATAGACAACTTCGATGTCAATCAGGCCGAGGGCACCACCACCGTCTACGTCTCCAAGATGCTCGGCAAAAAGGATGAGGAGAAGGAGACAGATGGTGTCCGCTATTACCTGGGCAAATTCCCCACCACCTACAGCATCGCCGAGTTCCGCGCCCAGCAGCCCACGCTGAACCACGGAGAAGGCACCTACCTACTGTGGACGGGAACCGCGGACAAGGGCGTCGGCTACACCATCGGCCATGACGGCGAGGAACTGCCCGTCTCCGCCGGAGCGCCCTGGCCGACCGGCCCCGTGCACGCCACCACGACGTACCGGCTGACCGCCACCTACGACAGGAGCGATCTGGTCAAGCCGGTGACCCACCACCTCGACACGCAGGTGCTGGTCCGGGGCTCCGACCTCGTCAGCAGCGACCTCCAGGTGTCCGGACGCCTGCGCGCCCTTCAGGGGCCGGTCGCCCTCAAGCTCGACTGGCAACAGTATTACACCGTCCGTGGCGACTGTTACCTGATGCTGCCGTACAAGGTGACGCAGATCGAAAAGGATTCCAAAGGCTGCAAAGACGGTCTGCTTGAAATCACCACCCTGAAGGTCAAGCCCTTGGGCGCCAGGCAGAAGCATTACTACTACCTGGACAGGGGAACCCCTCAGGTCACGCAATTGCCTGTTCCCGCGGGCAGCCTACTGTATGTCGATTGGAAGCAAAATTCCCAGACTCTTGATCTCCACCTGGTGCCACTGGGTGCCGGTTCTCGGATAGATAAAACCAGGTACCTTGTCAAGACGATGTACGTCCCGTTCTACCGACGTGGCGTCTGGTCGAGATCGACCGACGTGGCCGGATACCGCACACCGCGGCGTGGTGGTGGCCTGTCCTCGGTCACGGTACGGGAACCCTCAAAGGAGGCCGCCGCCCTCATGGCCAGTTATATGACCTCCTCCCAGCTCGTCTACGGAGCCATGGGGCTTGTGCCCTGCGACGAGAACCTTGCATGGCGTTTCGATGCCGACGGCGGCTACGAGGGCCAGAGGGCACAGCTGATGGATTTTTCCGGTGAGGTCCCGAAGAATCAGAAGACGAGAAGGCCGTGCAAAGAGATAATCACTATCCCCGGCGGTTGGCGCACCACGGACTGGATCAACGCCGCCAGCGTCACCGGCCTTGACCTCACGGCTCATCTGCTGGTGAAACGGGACAACACGACGTCGTGCCTCATGAGGGCCACGGTCGCCGCCAACGGCCTCACGATCATCTCCAGCGAGGGACTCGCCACCGCACTGCCCGGCCTGGCCGGTGATTTCACTGACAAGATCCGCGCCATCGTGCCGCTGCCTGCGATCGACCCCGGCTACACCGACCCCGCACACGTCCTTCTGGCGGGCGAGACCCACAGCATCCGGTACGACCTCAAGCAGAAGCGCCCCATGACGCCGTTCAGCCGCCCGTATCCGACGGTGGACGAGCTGTTCTGACGCCGGATCGGCGAGAATGGGCCCATGGAAGCGGTACCTGAGGACTGGGAACGGGCGCTGGCGATCGTGGCGCACCCCGACGACCTGGAGTACGGGGGCTCCGCCGCCGTCGCGAAGTGGACCGGTCAGGGCAAGACCGTGGTGGAGGTGCTCGCCACCCGCGGCGAGGCCGGGATCGACGGCATGGAGCCGGACGAGGTCGCCCGCGTCCGCACCGCGGAGCAGATCGAGGCGGCCCGCCGCGTGGGCGTCGAGACGGTGGAGTTCCTCGACCTCCAGGACGGCATGCTGGAGTACGGCCTGCCGCTGCGGCGCGTGCTGGCCGCGGCGATCCGCCGGCACCGTCCCGAGGTGGTGGTCTCGCTGAACTTCCGGGAGACCTTCCCCGGCGGCGGGTTCAACATGGCCGACCACCGCGTCCTCGGCCTGGCGGTCGCCGACGCCGTCCGGGACGCGGCGAACCGCTGGGTGTTCCGCGACCTCGGCCTGGAACCGTGGCAGGGCGTACGGTTCGCCCTGTTCGGCGGCTCCCCGCAATCCACGCACTACGTGGACGTGACCGGCCACCTTCAGGACGGCATCGACTCGCTGCTGGCGCACAAGGTGTACTTCTCGGGCCTCGGCGCGGACTTCGACGCCGCCGCGTTCCTCACCGGCATGATGGAACCGGCCGGACGCGCCGTCGGCGTGGAGCACGCGATGACGTTCGAGATGATCGCGACCTGAGGATCAGTGGCGGGCGTTGGGCCGCTTGCCCTTGTTGTGCTTGGAGCGCTTACGGGCCCGGCGCTTGCGCGTCTTCTTCGACATGCCCCCGATTCACCACCCGTTCTCCTCGCCATGCAAGGAACGGACGACCGGCGGCACCCGGGAAGCGCACAGGGGGCACGTCCGAAAAAGAGACGTGCCCCACACAACCGTCACACCCACACCGTCTTCCACACCAGCCCAAACAAACCCCAACACCGCGATCGCGTCCGAAGGCAGTTGCGAGCGTGCGAGCAACTGATCGCGCAGCGAGCCCTCTGGGGCGAGTCGGAGCGATGCAGCGATCGCCGCAGTGCCCGCCGAAGGAGGGCGTCCCAGCGCCCGACGCCAAGGGCACTGCAATGAACACAGCGATCGCCGCAGTGCCCGTTGAAGGGAGGGCCCCCAGGCCCGACCGCCGAGGGTACTGCTATCTAACTTCAGTGATCTCCGGGCCGCGTTCGAAGGGGTTGAAGGACTGGACGGCCTGTTCCTCGCCTTCCTCGCCCGCTTCGCTGAACTCCTTCGGGATCTGGAGTTCGAGGAGCTCGCGGGGGGGCATCGGGGCGTCGCCGCGGACGACGACGACTCCGCGGAGTACGTCCTCCAGCACCTGCCACTGCTCCTCGTCCTCGATCGCGGCGCCCTGCACCACGGCCTGGAGGAACCAGCGGGGGCCGTCGACGCCGAGGAAGCGGATGATCTGCGGGGCCCAGCCCTGCTCGACGAACTCGGCGGGGATCTGCTCGCGGACCTCCTGCGGCATCTCCGCGAGGACCTCCTCGGTCAGCGCGGCGGGGACCATCGCCAGCAGTTCGGGGCCGAAGGGGCCTTCGCCCTCCTGGGTCTGGCCGTTGGCCTCCTCCTGGATGTCCTTGGCGGTCTCGCGCCGGACGTCCTCCCAGATGCCGCTGCGCTTGGGCGCGGCGAACACCTGGAGCTGCATGGCGCTTTCCTCGTACTGCACGAGGATGGCGACGGGACGGCCGTCGAGGGGGTTGCCCTCGTCGTCGAACTGGGTGGCCTCGAAGTTCACCTGGAAGCCGAGTCCCTGCGCGACGGGCACCTGAAGGGATCCGAAGTCGAGCCGCTGCAGTTCGGGGAAGGAGTCCGCGGAGTCCCACGGCCCGCCCTCGTCGGGGACGGCCTCGTCGGTGGCCTCCTCGTCGGCCTCGTCAACGGCATCCACCGGCTCTTCGATCGGCTCGGGCCCCTTCTCGGGGTCATCGGCCTGCCGGCGACGTCCAAAAGCCACGACTCACGCTCCTTCTCGTCTGTGCTCATTATCCGCGAATCCGCTCGCGGTGCCGAATCCGCCCGTGGAGCCGAATCCGCCGGTTCCGCGCGCCGATCCGGGAAGGTCGGTGACCTCGTGGAACACCGCCTGCTCCACCCGCTGCACGACCATTTGCGCGATGCGGTCCCCGCGCCGCAGGACGGCGGTGGCGCGGAGATCGGTGTTCAGCAGCGTCACCTTGATCTCACCGCGGTAGCCGGCATCGACCGTACCGGGCGCGTTCACTATGGTCACTCCCAACCTAGCGCCCAATCCGGAGCGTGGGTGGATGAAAGCGGCGTAGCCGTCCGGCAGCGCGATGGCCATGCCGGTGGGGACGACGGCGCGTTCCCCGGGTGCCAGTTCGACGTCGGCGGCGGCGACGAGATCGGCTCCCGCGTCGCCCACGTGGGCGTACCGGGGCAGGGGCAGGTCCGGGTCCAGCCTCTTGATCAGCACATCGACCTTGCTCACTGTCCACCTCACGCTCGGGGAGCATCGCGGCGGCCGGGCCGCCGGGCCTGCTGGGAGGCCACCCGACCTTACCGGGGGCGGCGGGGGCGTCCGGACGGGAAACGCCGCGGGACGGGCCGGAGCGGCGTGCCGCGTCCCGGCGTGACATTACCCGCTCCCGGAGAGTGACCACTTCCGGAAGGTTTGCCACCAAAGCGGCTTATCACGCGTACCGTCACACCTGTCCCACAACGCACGTCCCGTACGAAGGGTCCAGGTGAACGGCATGAGCCGCCACTCACCCGACCGCGAGGTCACCCATCGCTCCCTGGACGGGGTCCGGGTCCGGATCGCCGGCCCGCACGATCTGGGACGGCCCTGCACGTCGGTGGCGCGCGTCGCCGACGGCGGCCGGCTCCACGAGATCTCCAGCGGCACCCGGGCGGACGCGCTGGCCTGGGCCGGAGAGGTCGGCGTCGCCCGCTTCGAGGAGGAGTTCCGGATCCAGGGCGGGCGGCTGCGGGTGGGGCGGGCCCGCTCGCGCGACATCGACACCGGCGTCAGCGACCCGATGCTCGCGGCCGTCTGGGAGGGCCGCCGGCACGCGATCTTCACGCACCTCTACCACGGGCGCCCCGCCGACGCGGTGGCGTTCTTCGGGACGCTGCGGCTGACCGAGCACGACGACGGGATCACCGCGGACACGCGAGGGCGGGCGCGGCGGCCCGAGCCCGCCGAGATGGTCAAGGAGGTGCCCGGCCTCGGGCTGCTGGAGATCACCCCGCTGACCGGGCAGACGCGCAAGCGGCTCCCGTCCTGGCGCGGCGCCTCGGTGGCGGGCGGCGAGCTGTTCCAGGACACCATCGAGGGCCAGGGCCCCTACTTCCTGCTGGCGCTGCGGTCGCTGCTGGTGACCGTCCTGCCCGAGGAGGACCGCGTGCGCGAGGTCCCCGGACGGCTGGCGCGGCTGGCGGTGGAGGCGGTGCGGTGACCGTCCTGCTCGCCGGGATCGCGGCGGTCACGGTGCCGCTCATCCTGATGGGGTCGGTGTTCGGGCAGGTCAGACGGCCGAGGGTGCTTCCCTCCGCGCTGCGGGCCCAGGGCGTCCTCCCGGTGTCGCTGGCCGTGCCCGCGGCGATGGTCGTGATCGCGGCGGAAGCCGTGGCGGGTGCCTCCGCCGCGATCGCCCTCCCCCTCGGGCTGGACGGGACGTTCCGCGCCGCGTCCGCCGCGTCGGCGCTGATCCTGGCCGCGTACGCGGTGTACGCGGCCTACGTCGCGCGGACGCGCCAGGACGTCCCGTGCGGGTGCGCCGGGGACGACGGCACGCCCATGACCGGCTGGGTCGCCGGGCGTGCGGCGGCCCTGGCCGGGCTGGCGCTCGCCGGTGCCGCGCACGGCCTTCCGGACGGGACGTCCGGATCCGAGATGTCCGTCATCGTCGCGGCGGGGCTGGGGTTCGCGGTGATCCTCTGGACGCTCCCGCACGCCATGATCGAAAGGAGTACGGCCGGATGAGCTTCCAGAGCAGCGCGCTGCTGCTGTCCTGGGCGGCGATCCTGCTGCTCGCCCTGGTGGTCGCCGGACTCGTCCGGCAGGTGCACGCGCTTAGCGAGGCCGCGCGGGGACGGGTGCCCCGCGGGCGGGGCGGCGGCGCGGCGCTCGGCCCGCCGCCGGGATCGCGGGCGCCCGCCTTCGACCGGATCGGCCCGGGGCTGCTGCTGTTCGTCGACCGCGACTGCGGCGCCTGCGGCGACGTCCTCGCCGCCGCGGGCGAGGTCGGCGGCCCGCTGCACGCGATCTTCTCGGGTCCCGCCGCCGGCGCGCCCTTCCCCGGGACGGTGCTCGACGGCGAGGGGGACGGCCTGTTCGCCGACTACCGCGTCCCCGCCACGCCCTTCGCGGTGCTCGTCGGGGAGGACGGCCGGGTCCGGGCGTCCGAGCCCGTGGGCTCCGCCGAGGCGCTGCGGGAGCTGGCCCTGGAGGCGGCGCGATGATCGAGCTTGAGGACGTCCCGCCGCTGCGCGGCCCCCGGCCCGCCGGCGCCGAGCGCGTCCGCCGCCGCGCCGTCCGCGACCGGGACCTCAGGCCCGCCCGGCGCAGCCTGCTGACCGGCCTCGCCGCCGCCGGCGCCACCGCCGGGCTGAACGCGCTCGGTGTGTTCCCGCCCGCGCGGCAGGCCATCTCGTCCGGGTTCAGCCTGGTCGGCTACTACGACATCTATCCGCGCTGCCCGTCCTACGCGCGGGACCACAACTGCTCCCCCGGCTGCGGGCCGAGCTACGTCTGCGCCTGGTGCTGCCGGACGAGCGGCACGTACAAGGGCTTCCACAAGTCCGGGGTGTCGGACCCCGGCTGGTACAAGCTGCGTCCCAACCAGTGCTACAGCGGCGGCTACGACGGCTGGCTGTGGGCCTACGCCAAGAAATGCGGCAACTGCGCCAAGGGCGTCACGTGGCGCTGCCACGACGGGTGGAACAAGACCAAGAAGGGCAACTGGTACAAGACCATCTGCCGTAAGGCGACCGCGTGCAACAACTGACCGCCCGGCGCGGCCTGACCGACCCGTTCGTCCCGGCCGCCGCGCTGGCGCTCCTCGCCGTCGCGGCGGCCGCCCTGGACGCCACGGTGCTGTGCTGGGCGTCGGTCGGCGCGCTCGCCGGGTTCTCGCTGTCGGGCAGCGTCTGAACGCGTAACAGCGAATCCGTGCTGTTCTCGCCAGGTTGGCGGGCCCCGGTACGGCAGGGCGAGGTCCTGGCCGTCTTCACCCTCGGGCTCCTGCTCGGGGGCACGCTGAGCGCGACCGCGCTGTGGCTGCT carries:
- the dut gene encoding dUTP diphosphatase, whose translation is MSKVDVLIKRLDPDLPLPRYAHVGDAGADLVAAADVELAPGERAVVPTGMAIALPDGYAAFIHPRSGLGARLGVTIVNAPGTVDAGYRGEIKVTLLNTDLRATAVLRRGDRIAQMVVQRVEQAVFHEVTDLPGSARGTGGFGSTGGFGTASGFADNEHRREGA
- a CDS encoding MauE/DoxX family redox-associated membrane protein, with translation MTVLLAGIAAVTVPLILMGSVFGQVRRPRVLPSALRAQGVLPVSLAVPAAMVVIAAEAVAGASAAIALPLGLDGTFRAASAASALILAAYAVYAAYVARTRQDVPCGCAGDDGTPMTGWVAGRAAALAGLALAGAAHGLPDGTSGSEMSVIVAAGLGFAVILWTLPHAMIERSTAG
- a CDS encoding PIG-L deacetylase family protein; protein product: MEAVPEDWERALAIVAHPDDLEYGGSAAVAKWTGQGKTVVEVLATRGEAGIDGMEPDEVARVRTAEQIEAARRVGVETVEFLDLQDGMLEYGLPLRRVLAAAIRRHRPEVVVSLNFRETFPGGGFNMADHRVLGLAVADAVRDAANRWVFRDLGLEPWQGVRFALFGGSPQSTHYVDVTGHLQDGIDSLLAHKVYFSGLGADFDAAAFLTGMMEPAGRAVGVEHAMTFEMIAT
- a CDS encoding DUF3710 domain-containing protein, whose product is MAFGRRRQADDPEKGPEPIEEPVDAVDEADEEATDEAVPDEGGPWDSADSFPELQRLDFGSLQVPVAQGLGFQVNFEATQFDDEGNPLDGRPVAILVQYEESAMQLQVFAAPKRSGIWEDVRRETAKDIQEEANGQTQEGEGPFGPELLAMVPAALTEEVLAEMPQEVREQIPAEFVEQGWAPQIIRFLGVDGPRWFLQAVVQGAAIEDEEQWQVLEDVLRGVVVVRGDAPMPPRELLELQIPKEFSEAGEEGEEQAVQSFNPFERGPEITEVR